The following coding sequences are from one Rhineura floridana isolate rRhiFlo1 chromosome 2, rRhiFlo1.hap2, whole genome shotgun sequence window:
- the RTN4RL2 gene encoding reticulon-4 receptor-like 2 isoform X1, which produces MRLRLGPTLYGLAPAFLLLLAFPLAAAMCPMLCTCYFSPPTVSCQANNFSSVPRVLPPNAQRLFLQNNLIGTLRAGMFGPSLVTLWLYSNNISSIQPGTFRHLQALEWLDLGDNRNLRTLDPDTFLGLERLQSLHLYRCQLSSLPTTIFRNLFSLQYLYLQENNLLCLQDDLFVDLANLSHLFLHGNKIWQLSENVFRGLSGLDRLLLHRNRLHAIPTWAFRDLGKLTILYLFNNSLTTLSGETISDLPALEFLRLNNNPWACDCRARSLWAWFQHTRVSISDVICTSPPDRVGRDMRHLNETVFKGCPPGNHHPVGFDWSCRPEWENGVVHPHPRPHSNGSSNHLYGLGGSPPADPSSFYRDVPANDIRSPKYDPPTEDGYWGGYGNEEGGQLKKGCPELGGCSLNSGGIRVGFLLLSFPCLLMLWGPSWF; this is translated from the exons ATGCGGCTCCGTCTAGGACCCACCCTGTATG GCTTGGCTCCCGCATTCCTGCTCCTGTTGGCCTTTCCCTTGGCAGCCGCCATGTGCCCAATGCTTTGCACCTGCTACTTTTCTCCACCCACAGTCAGCTGCCAGGCCAACAACTTCTCCTCGGTGCCACGGGTCCTGCCACCCAACGCTCAGCGCCTCTTCCTGCAGAACAATCTGATTGGGACCCTGAGAGCTGGCATGTTTGGGCCAAGCCTCGTCACCCTTTGGctctactccaacaacatctcctCTATCCAGCCGGGCACTTTCCGGCACCTTCAGGCTTTGGAGTGGCTGGACCTGGGAGACAACCGCAATTTGCGCACTCTTGACCCAGATACTTTCCTTGGTCTGGAGCGGCTGCAGTCGCTGCACCTTTACCGCTGTCAGCTGAGCAGCCTCCCGACCACCATCTTCCGCAATCTCTTCAGCCTCCAGTACCTCTACCTTCAGGAGAACAACCTGCTTTGCCTGCAG GACGATCTTTTTGTGGACTTGGCTAACCTTAGCCATCTTTTCCTGCACGGCAATAAGATTTGGCAGCTCTCCGAGAATGTCTTCCGGGGCCTGTCTGGATTAGATCGTCTGTTGCTACACAGGAACCGCCTGCACGCAATTCCTACTTGGGCCTTCCGTGATCTGGGCAAGCTCACCATCCTGTACTTGTTTAACAACAGCCTGACAACCCTCTCTGGGGAAACCATCTCTGACTTGCCCGCCCTGGAGTTCCTGCGACTCAACAACAACCCGTGGGCCTGTGACTGCCGGGCTCGCTCCCTCTGGGCCTGGTTTCAGCACACCCGTGTCTCCATCTCGGATGTCATATGCACTTCTCCTCCTGACCGTGTGGGGCGTGACATGCGCCACCTAAACGAAACTGTCTTTAAAGGCTGCCCTCCAGGCAATCACCACCCTGTTGGGTTTGACTGGAGTTGTAGGCCTGAGTGGGAAAATGGAGTGGTTCACCCTCATCCCCGTCCTCATTCCAATGGCTCGTCCAATCACCTCTATGGCCTAGGAGGGTCCCCTCCTGCTGATCCTTCCTCCTTCTACAGGGATGTGCCAGCTAATGACATCCGAAGCCCCAAGTATGACCCACCAACAGAGGATGGCTACTGGGGGGGCTATGGCAATGAAGAAGGGGGACAGCTGAAAAAGGGATGCCCAGAACTTGGTGGTTGTTCTCTGAATTCTGGAGGTATTAGGGTTGGCTTCCTGTTGCTTTCTTTTCCCTGTCTACTGATGCTTTGGGGACCTTCCTGGTTTTGA
- the RTN4RL2 gene encoding reticulon-4 receptor-like 2 isoform X2 has product MDFFKKGLAPAFLLLLAFPLAAAMCPMLCTCYFSPPTVSCQANNFSSVPRVLPPNAQRLFLQNNLIGTLRAGMFGPSLVTLWLYSNNISSIQPGTFRHLQALEWLDLGDNRNLRTLDPDTFLGLERLQSLHLYRCQLSSLPTTIFRNLFSLQYLYLQENNLLCLQDDLFVDLANLSHLFLHGNKIWQLSENVFRGLSGLDRLLLHRNRLHAIPTWAFRDLGKLTILYLFNNSLTTLSGETISDLPALEFLRLNNNPWACDCRARSLWAWFQHTRVSISDVICTSPPDRVGRDMRHLNETVFKGCPPGNHHPVGFDWSCRPEWENGVVHPHPRPHSNGSSNHLYGLGGSPPADPSSFYRDVPANDIRSPKYDPPTEDGYWGGYGNEEGGQLKKGCPELGGCSLNSGGIRVGFLLLSFPCLLMLWGPSWF; this is encoded by the exons atggacttttttaaaaaag GCTTGGCTCCCGCATTCCTGCTCCTGTTGGCCTTTCCCTTGGCAGCCGCCATGTGCCCAATGCTTTGCACCTGCTACTTTTCTCCACCCACAGTCAGCTGCCAGGCCAACAACTTCTCCTCGGTGCCACGGGTCCTGCCACCCAACGCTCAGCGCCTCTTCCTGCAGAACAATCTGATTGGGACCCTGAGAGCTGGCATGTTTGGGCCAAGCCTCGTCACCCTTTGGctctactccaacaacatctcctCTATCCAGCCGGGCACTTTCCGGCACCTTCAGGCTTTGGAGTGGCTGGACCTGGGAGACAACCGCAATTTGCGCACTCTTGACCCAGATACTTTCCTTGGTCTGGAGCGGCTGCAGTCGCTGCACCTTTACCGCTGTCAGCTGAGCAGCCTCCCGACCACCATCTTCCGCAATCTCTTCAGCCTCCAGTACCTCTACCTTCAGGAGAACAACCTGCTTTGCCTGCAG GACGATCTTTTTGTGGACTTGGCTAACCTTAGCCATCTTTTCCTGCACGGCAATAAGATTTGGCAGCTCTCCGAGAATGTCTTCCGGGGCCTGTCTGGATTAGATCGTCTGTTGCTACACAGGAACCGCCTGCACGCAATTCCTACTTGGGCCTTCCGTGATCTGGGCAAGCTCACCATCCTGTACTTGTTTAACAACAGCCTGACAACCCTCTCTGGGGAAACCATCTCTGACTTGCCCGCCCTGGAGTTCCTGCGACTCAACAACAACCCGTGGGCCTGTGACTGCCGGGCTCGCTCCCTCTGGGCCTGGTTTCAGCACACCCGTGTCTCCATCTCGGATGTCATATGCACTTCTCCTCCTGACCGTGTGGGGCGTGACATGCGCCACCTAAACGAAACTGTCTTTAAAGGCTGCCCTCCAGGCAATCACCACCCTGTTGGGTTTGACTGGAGTTGTAGGCCTGAGTGGGAAAATGGAGTGGTTCACCCTCATCCCCGTCCTCATTCCAATGGCTCGTCCAATCACCTCTATGGCCTAGGAGGGTCCCCTCCTGCTGATCCTTCCTCCTTCTACAGGGATGTGCCAGCTAATGACATCCGAAGCCCCAAGTATGACCCACCAACAGAGGATGGCTACTGGGGGGGCTATGGCAATGAAGAAGGGGGACAGCTGAAAAAGGGATGCCCAGAACTTGGTGGTTGTTCTCTGAATTCTGGAGGTATTAGGGTTGGCTTCCTGTTGCTTTCTTTTCCCTGTCTACTGATGCTTTGGGGACCTTCCTGGTTTTGA
- the RTN4RL2 gene encoding reticulon-4 receptor-like 2 isoform X3 gives MCPMLCTCYFSPPTVSCQANNFSSVPRVLPPNAQRLFLQNNLIGTLRAGMFGPSLVTLWLYSNNISSIQPGTFRHLQALEWLDLGDNRNLRTLDPDTFLGLERLQSLHLYRCQLSSLPTTIFRNLFSLQYLYLQENNLLCLQDDLFVDLANLSHLFLHGNKIWQLSENVFRGLSGLDRLLLHRNRLHAIPTWAFRDLGKLTILYLFNNSLTTLSGETISDLPALEFLRLNNNPWACDCRARSLWAWFQHTRVSISDVICTSPPDRVGRDMRHLNETVFKGCPPGNHHPVGFDWSCRPEWENGVVHPHPRPHSNGSSNHLYGLGGSPPADPSSFYRDVPANDIRSPKYDPPTEDGYWGGYGNEEGGQLKKGCPELGGCSLNSGGIRVGFLLLSFPCLLMLWGPSWF, from the exons ATGTGCCCAATGCTTTGCACCTGCTACTTTTCTCCACCCACAGTCAGCTGCCAGGCCAACAACTTCTCCTCGGTGCCACGGGTCCTGCCACCCAACGCTCAGCGCCTCTTCCTGCAGAACAATCTGATTGGGACCCTGAGAGCTGGCATGTTTGGGCCAAGCCTCGTCACCCTTTGGctctactccaacaacatctcctCTATCCAGCCGGGCACTTTCCGGCACCTTCAGGCTTTGGAGTGGCTGGACCTGGGAGACAACCGCAATTTGCGCACTCTTGACCCAGATACTTTCCTTGGTCTGGAGCGGCTGCAGTCGCTGCACCTTTACCGCTGTCAGCTGAGCAGCCTCCCGACCACCATCTTCCGCAATCTCTTCAGCCTCCAGTACCTCTACCTTCAGGAGAACAACCTGCTTTGCCTGCAG GACGATCTTTTTGTGGACTTGGCTAACCTTAGCCATCTTTTCCTGCACGGCAATAAGATTTGGCAGCTCTCCGAGAATGTCTTCCGGGGCCTGTCTGGATTAGATCGTCTGTTGCTACACAGGAACCGCCTGCACGCAATTCCTACTTGGGCCTTCCGTGATCTGGGCAAGCTCACCATCCTGTACTTGTTTAACAACAGCCTGACAACCCTCTCTGGGGAAACCATCTCTGACTTGCCCGCCCTGGAGTTCCTGCGACTCAACAACAACCCGTGGGCCTGTGACTGCCGGGCTCGCTCCCTCTGGGCCTGGTTTCAGCACACCCGTGTCTCCATCTCGGATGTCATATGCACTTCTCCTCCTGACCGTGTGGGGCGTGACATGCGCCACCTAAACGAAACTGTCTTTAAAGGCTGCCCTCCAGGCAATCACCACCCTGTTGGGTTTGACTGGAGTTGTAGGCCTGAGTGGGAAAATGGAGTGGTTCACCCTCATCCCCGTCCTCATTCCAATGGCTCGTCCAATCACCTCTATGGCCTAGGAGGGTCCCCTCCTGCTGATCCTTCCTCCTTCTACAGGGATGTGCCAGCTAATGACATCCGAAGCCCCAAGTATGACCCACCAACAGAGGATGGCTACTGGGGGGGCTATGGCAATGAAGAAGGGGGACAGCTGAAAAAGGGATGCCCAGAACTTGGTGGTTGTTCTCTGAATTCTGGAGGTATTAGGGTTGGCTTCCTGTTGCTTTCTTTTCCCTGTCTACTGATGCTTTGGGGACCTTCCTGGTTTTGA